DNA from Bradyrhizobium japonicum USDA 6:
CCGGGGAACCAAGAAGCGCTCCAACCCACCCGGCACGAAGCTGAGCAGCAGGGTCGCCTGGTCGCCGACCACCTCGATCGTATGCGGCACACCGCGGGGAAGAGCCGCGTAGGCGCCTGGCCCCACCTCGATACGGGTATCGCCGACCTGCGCGATTAGCTTCCCTTGCACCACGTATAGCAGCTCGTCCTCGCGCGTGTGGGTGTGCAGCGGCGGTTCTTCCCCGGCCCGCACCGTCCACAGGACCGTGCCATATTCGCCTCCGGACTGGCTGCTCTCCACCTTCATCTCGACGCTCGAGCCTCCGCTCGAGGTCACTGTCTCGCCGCCGTGCGGCGCCGTGAGAACCGGCTTGTGAACTGACATTGTAACCTCCTGATTGCGCGTCGGATGAGCCCGGCACCGTGCAAGCATGGAATTCCGTGCGGCGAATTGGAAATGACGTCACGCCATGAAATCAATAGCTGCACGTCATGATGGCGGTTCGCTT
Protein-coding regions in this window:
- a CDS encoding cupin domain-containing protein; translation: MSVHKPVLTAPHGGETVTSSGGSSVEMKVESSQSGGEYGTVLWTVRAGEEPPLHTHTREDELLYVVQGKLIAQVGDTRIEVGPGAYAALPRGVPHTIEVVGDQATLLLSFVPGGLERFLVPRKGEQPDPAAFGLTFP